A single genomic interval of Halichondria panicea chromosome 2, odHalPani1.1, whole genome shotgun sequence harbors:
- the LOC135332117 gene encoding palmitoyl-protein thioesterase ABHD10, mitochondrial-like yields MAEGGGNQLVSSDGDAKQKTPTPLQFLETPEGRRLAYHQLSGSSPGVVFIHGLKSNMNGQKALAIEDFCRRRGTAFVRFELSGHGDSSQNFKDCNVTMWLEDLNAVLSSLTKEQQILVGSSIGGWLMFLYTMRNPDIIYGLLGISTAPDFTQQLWKGLDKETKKEVRRTGVYHMKSAYSNEPYEISLDLIQDGAKYTILDMPGIEYVKCPVMLFHGERDSTIPVGTAMNLVQRLQCPVGLKTIDDGEHRLSRPQDIQLILEALNDLLCPSSDKNDLEASGADSSGLDD; encoded by the exons ATGGCAGAAGGAGGTGGTAATCAGCTTGTCTCGTCAGACGGAGATGCCAAACAGAAGACACCAACCCCACTGCAGTTCCTGGAAACACCTGAGGGCCGACGACTGGCCTATCATCAACTGTCTG GGTCTTCTCCTGGTGTGGTCTTCATCCATGGCCTTAAGTCTAACATGAATGGACAGAAGGCACTCGCAATAGAAGATTTCTGCCGTAGAAGAGGCACAGCATTTGTGAGATTTGAGCTCTCAGGTCACGGAGACTCATCACAAAACTTTAAAGACTGTAATGTCACTATGTGGCTAGAAGATCTGAATGCTGTCCTGTCTTCCCTCACCAAAGAACAACAGATTCTTGTCGGCTCTAGTATTGGAGGGTGGCTCATGTTCTTGTACACAATGAGAAATCCTGATATAATCTACGGGTTGCTAGGCATCTCCACGGCACCAGACTTCACTCAGCAGTTGTGGAAGGGATTGGACAAGGAAACAAAGAAGGAGGTGAGGAGGACGGGTGTGTATCATATGAAGAGTGCATACAGCAATGAGCCTTATGAAATATCACTGGACCTGATTCAAGATGGGGCCAAGTACACAATTCTGGACATGCCAG GTATTGAGTATGTCAAGTGTCCAGTTATGTTGTTTCATGGGGAGAGGGACTCAACGATACCTGTAGGCACAGCCATGAATCTGGTGCAGAG acTACAGTGCCCAGTGGGGCTAAAGACAATAGACGACGGAGAGCATCGTCTCTCACGCCCTCAGGACATCCAGCTGATACTAGAGGCACTGAACGATCTCCTCTGTCCCTCTTCAGACAAGAACGATCTCGAGGCCAGCGGTGCCGACTCTTCAGGACTGGATGACTAG
- the LOC135332120 gene encoding large ribosomal subunit protein uL30-like, which yields MATTGEQKLPTVPETLLKRRKKVEEIRKARNFARQATSKLRRQTRKTIFKRAEQYVKEYRLKERDEIRLKREAKKNGNFYIPDEPKLAFIIRIRGINGVSPRVRKILQLLRLRQINNGTFVKLTKATVNMLRLVEPYIAYGYPNLKTVRELIYKRGYGKVDKRRIPLTENSVIEECLGKYGIICIEDLIHEIVTVGSNFKEANNFLWPFQLSNARGGYRKKTRHYIEGGDHGNREGLINQLVRRMN from the exons ATGGCTACTACCGG TGAGCAGAAGTTGCCTACTGTACCAGAGACTCTGCTTAAGCGCAGAAAGAAGGTAGAAGAAATCCGCAAAGCAAGGAATTTTGCCAGACAGGCCACATCTAAG CTTAGAAGACAGACTCGCAAGACAATCTTCAAGCGTGCCGAGCAGTATGTGAAGGAGTACCGACTGAAGGAGCGTGATGAGATTCGACTCAAACGAGAAGCCAAAAAGAACGGGAACTTTTACATACCCGATGAGCCCAAGCTCGCCTTCATCATCAGAATCAGAGG TATAAACGGAGTGAGCCCACGAGTTCGCAAGATTCTGCAGCTGCTTCGTCTCAGACAGATCAACAACGGCACGTTTGTCAAGCTCACCAAGGCTACCGTCAACATGCTGCGTTTGGTGGAGCCTTACATTGCCTATGG gtacccTAACCTGAAGACAGTGCGAGAGCTAATCTACAAGAGAGGTTACGGGAAAGTGGACAAAAGACGTATTCCCCTGACTGAGAACTCGGTTATAGAGGAG TGCCTTGGCAAATACGGGATCATATGTATTGAGGACTTGATTCACGAGATAGTGACGGTTGGTTCTAACTTCAAGGAGGCCAACAACTTCCTCTGGCCGTTCCAACTGAGTAACGCTCGTGGTGGCTATCGAAAGAAGACCAGGCATTACATTGAGGGTGGTGACCATGGAAACAGGGAGGGACTTATCAACCAGCTTGTTCGAAGAATGAACTAA
- the LOC135332112 gene encoding F-box only protein 16-like, which yields MALPATLRENSTWTPKTHRPSNQKIFEERMTLIKKWYSAWDEGQRWTLLEYLLRQQNDSQLLLIHSLLHPTMLPPDHDFTRVLPRYITLNIFSLLDPQSLCRAAQVCWFWKFLAESNSIWQKKCLKLGWFLPIPSLSFDYTVWKRHYIACVCQLHWNPPQAPEVEEEEDVDTFDLDAQLEETNTKKKKRLKAHQHTLSNEERKPWRDPDKNPHDTHYQHDSLYASMIGLRRTQQLNQSQSPLTLAPYQVALLGATRDSTVELPPPDSLIHPVLLEKMRLNGSPSTRHTQLTTLNIDQSQQDIHEAFYDLHKSNPFPRLPPYYVHKSEHSHAGQIETSSYTTNRPPSGRSRSDARRVTTEDLGTQSKPSTTPTSLLKYRKESPGSTRQHHTGLRSRPWTIPNDSEDDET from the exons ATGGCTCTCCCTGCCACCCTAAGAGAAAACAGTACATGGACACCGAAAACCCATAGACCCTCCAATCAGAAG ATATTTGAAGAGAGGATGACATTGATAAAGAAATGG TATTCAGCCTGGGATGAAGGACAAAGATGGACTCTCCTGGAATACCTCTTACGTCAACAGAATGACTCGCAGTTGTTGCTCATCCATAGCCTCCTACATCCTACAATGCTCCCACCCGACCACGACTTCACCAGAGTGCTGCCTAGGTACATTACACTCAATATATTCTCTCTGTTGGACCCCCAGAGTTTATGCAGAGCTGCACAA GTTTGTTGGTTTTGGAAATTCTTGGCTGAGAGTAACAGCATCTGGCAGAAGAAGTGCCTGAAGTTGGGTTGGTTCCTACCTATACCCTCACTGTCCTTTGACTACACAGTGTGGAAGAGGCACTACATTGCCTGTGTGTGCCAGCTGCACTGGAATCCACCACAG GCTCCTGAGGTAGAAGAGGAAGAAGACGTTGATACATTTGATTTGGATGCTCAGCTAGAAGAGACAAATACGAAAAAAAAGAAGCGTTTGAAAGCGCACCAACATACTCTATCTAACGAGGAGCGTAAGCCGTGGCGAGACCCGGACAAGAACCCACATGACACCCACTATCAGCACGATTCACTTTATGCCAGTATGATAGGTCTCAG GCGTACTCAGCAGCTCAATCAAAGCCAATCTCCTCTTACCCTGGCCCCGTACCAAGTAGCCCTTCTTGGAGCTACCAGAGACAGCACTGTAGAGCTACCTCCTCCTGACAGCCTCATACATCCTGTTCTCCTCGAGAAAATGCGACTGAATGGCTCGCCCTCTACAAGACACACACAGTTAACCACTCTCAATATCGACCAGTCGCAACAAGATATTCATGAAGCTTTCTATGACCTACACAAATCCAACCCCTTCCCAAGATTACCTCCTTACTATGTGCACAAGTCCGAACACTCGCATGCAGGCCAGATTGAGACAAGCTCTTACACAACCAACAGGCCACCTAGTGGAAGATCAAGATCTGATGCAAGGAGAGTGACTACAGAGGACCTTGGCACTCAGTCTAAGCCAAGCACAACACCTACTTCCTTACTAAAGTACCGCAAAGAATCACcag GTAGTACAAGACAACATCACACAGGCTTGAGGTCACGACCATGGACAATTCCAAATGATTCAGAGGATGATGAAACATAA
- the LOC135332125 gene encoding small ribosomal subunit protein uS7-like yields the protein MSLAAVRLSQPCRHLMRHWMCSSKHGPACLSTEAVTTTIPERPMAPSSQESPSFFYDPVAQKFVNMMMWDGKKSLAQSILKEAFQVIKTTQLARLKSKAGTGTEVMVDPLTVFHQALENSKPIMGTIGVRRGGKLYQVPYPLPSKRRQFLASKWIITASRDRSGHNMAKKLAAELLEAFNNQGTAIKRKQDLHRLAEANRAFAHYRW from the exons ATGTCTTTAGCTGCTGTACGTTTATCACAGCCATGCAGACACTTGATGAGGCACTGGATGTGTAGCAGCAAGCATGGTCCGGCCTGTTTGTCCACTGAGGCCGTCACAACCACCATACCTGAGCGACCCATGGCTCCCTCTTCTCAAGAGAGTCCATCCTTTTTCTACGATCCTGTGGCCCA GAAGTTTGTGAACATGATGATGTGGGATGGCAAGAAATCTCTGGCTCAGAGCATCTTGAAAGAG GCTTTTCAAGTCATCAAAACAACACAGCTTGCAAG GCTCAAGTCTAAAGCTGGCACTGGTACTGAAGTGATGGTTGACCCACTGACCGTCTTTCACCAGGCTTTGGAGAACAGCAAACCCATCATGGGTACCATTGGCGTGAGAAGGGGAGGAAAACTGTACCAG GTCCCCTACCCACTCCCCTCTAAGAGAAGACAGTTTTTAGCCTCCAAATGGATAATTACTGCATCAAGGGACAGGTCAGGACACAACATGGCCAAGAAATTAGCTGCCGAACTGCTAGAAGCGTTCAACAATCAG GGCACTGCTATTAAAAGAAAACAAGATTTACACCGATTGGCTGAGGCTAACAGAGCATTTGCACACTATCGGTGGTGA
- the LOC135332111 gene encoding cell cycle control protein 50A-like codes for MATTTVTEVPEVEVTNKTTSEETESTENVSKFGKLRRRITKGNTDGTKRPSDSKWRQQQIPACRPVFSAKHVCLAFGVIGFVFICLGILFTVTLAGLNEVSMDYTQCAPSNSDVSNANFSTCAQYVACKSNCRGTHEDLVCSAFLNASKLNASSSCQLDLPVCQCQVNITSSLPFRSPVHVYYAINNYYQNHRRYLNSLDLQQLHGDFLKSPTEECRPIIRQNGTNLPILPCGLIANSWFNDTIVKIEDTNVTDNQTYTIDTTGIAWDTDKEYRFNATSGDPQILNASEIAKPPNWPKGILDVPNGLNNEALIVWFRVSAFPWFRKLYGRIYSEMPASTYTVTISYSYPVTNFNGEKSVILAEVSWLGGRNLFLGVAYIVVGAFLIVAGIALLIIHLTCSKWKETDKNFLQRSY; via the exons ATGGCGACTACCACTGTCACTGAAGTTCCTGAGGTAGAAGTCACCAACAAGACCACGTCTGAAGAAACTGAGTCCACAGAAAATGTCTCTAAATTTGGCAAGCTCAGGAGGAGGATCACTAAGGGAAATACCGATGGGACAAAGAGGCCATCAG ACTCCAAGTGGCGTCAGCAACAGATACCAGCTTGTCGGCCCGTCTTCTCAGCCAAACATGTGTGTCTGGCATTTGGTGTCATTGGATTTGTGTTCATTTGTCTTGGAATACTATTCACAGTAACACTTGCAGGG CTTAATGAAGTCAGTATGGACTACACTCAGTGTGCACCATCAAATTCTGATGTCAGTAATGCCAACTTTTCGACCTGTGCCCAGTATGTTGCCTGTAAGAGCAACTGCCGAGGCACACATGAGGATCTCGTTTGTTCTGCATTTCTTAATGCATCAAAACTCAACGCGTCAAGCTCGTGTCAGCTTGATCTCCCCGTGTGTCAGTGTCAAGTCAATATCACATCAAGTCTACCCTTTCGCTctcctgtacatgtgtattacgCCATCAACAACTACTACCAGAATCACAGGAGGTACTTGAACTCTTTGGATCTGCAGCAGCTTCATGGAGACTTTCTGAAGTCACCCACGGAAGAGTGTAGACCCATTATCCGTCAAAATGGCACTAACCTTCCGATTCTGCCCTGTGGACTTATTGCTAATAGCTGGTTTAATG ACACTATTGTCAAGATCGAAGATACAAATGTCACTGACAACCAAACCTACACCATTGACACCACCGGCATTGCCTGggatacagacaaagaatatcGATTCAATGCCACCTCTGGTGACCCTCAAATCCTGAATGCAAGTGAGATAGCCAAGCCCCCTAACTGGCCTAAAGGGATACTGGATGTACCAAATGGCCTCAACAACGAAGCACTCATCGTGTGGTTCCGAGTCTCCGCCTTTCCCTGGTTCAGGAAACTCTATGGCAGGATTTACAGTGAAATGCCCGCCTCCACTTACACTGTTACCATCTCCTATT CTTATCCTGTGACTAACTTCAACGGAGAAAAGTCTGTGATTCTGGCCGAGGTGTCGTGGCTAGGAGGGAGGAACTTGTTCCTGGGTGTAGCCTACATTGTGGTTGGTGCCTTCCTTATTGTGGCTGGGATTGCACTGCTCATCATTCATCTCACCTGCTCTAAATG GAAAGAGACAGACAAGAACTTTCTCCAGCGAAGCTATTAG
- the LOC135332114 gene encoding peroxisomal membrane protein PEX13-like — protein sequence MATPLKQWEMNARTPLSQSNSSRSGVNSSVPTSTSSTAPPTLPPRTANSYSSTYPPSYGSGFGGVGGYGTGVGGYGTGYSGYGTGVGGYGTGVGGYGTGYSGLGYRPYGGMYGGGGGFGLGGMYGDESSQFMRQAEETTRAAFSSVGSVVGAVSSVSMMLESTYFAVHSCFRAVLGVAQHFTRLKNQVWDILAAIAVLRRLQQWLRYLLRLFRLRRHSEGEDAWDEVSLAQESSLRLAHAGHTAPGGNARVWPAVIFFAIVFGVPWLLWKLLSAIARHEETTQQENPPQEQQWSGDNGDQPLVAKALYDFTASRSDELSFAAGDELVLAPRQLQTGGDWLLVGRNRRSGMVPRTYVQVVRSSTSSPGTNQTSGQQLLQDEQNLSND from the exons ATGGCTACCCCACTAAAGCAATGGGAGATGAATGCAAGGACACCGCTCTCTCAGAGTAACAGCTCTAGATCTGGAGTCAACAGCTCAGTACCCACTTCTACCAGTAGCACGGCCCCTCCCACTCTCCCACCAAGAACAGCAAATA GTTACTCCTCTACCTACCCACCATCTTATGGATCTG GATTTGGTGGCGTTGGTGGCTATGGCACTGGCGTTGGTGGTTATGGTACTGGATATAGTGGCTATGGTACTGGCGTTGGTGGCTATGGTACTGGCGTTGGTGGCTATGGTACTGGATATAGTGGACTTGGCTATCGTCCATATGGAGGGATGTACGGTGGGGGTGGAGGATTTGGACTCGGTGGAATGTACGGAGACGAGAGTTCACAGTTCATGCGACAGGCAGAG GAGACCACCAGAGCTGCATTCAGCTCAGTGGGGTCAGTAGTTGGAGCCGTTTCCTCG GTGTCCATGATGTTGGAGTCAACATACTTTGCTGTGCACAGCTGCTTCAG GGCTGTTCTCGGTGTAGCACAGCACTTCACCAGATTGAA GAACCAAGTGTGGGATATCCTGGCTGCCATAGCTGTATTGAGGCGACTGCAACAATGGCTGAGGTACCTACTGAGACTGTTTAGGCTACGTCGTCACTCAGAGGGAGAGGACGCTTGGGACGAGGTGTCTCTGGCACAGGAGAGTAGCCTGAGACTGGCACATGCTGGGCACACAGCACCTGGGGGCAATGCAAG GGTGTGGCCAGCTGTCATATTCTTTGCTATTGTGTTTGGTGTGCCCTGGTTGCTATGGAAACTTCTCTCTGCCATTG CACGTCATGAGGAGACCACTCAGCAGGAAAACCCACCACAAGAACAGCAATG GTCCGGAGATAATGGTGACCAGCCATTGGTCGCCAAAGCTCTATACGACTTCACAGCCTCACGGAGTGATGAGCTGAGCTTTGCAGCTGGTGATGAACTAGTACTAGCTCCTAGACAACTGCAGACTGGAGGGGACTGGCTACTGGTAGGAAGGAACAGGAGATCAGG GATGGTTCCTAGAACCTATGTTCAAGTGGTTCGATCCTCCACCTCATCACCTGGAACCAACCAGACCTCAGGACAGCAGCTGTTGCAAGACGAACAAAACTTATCAAATGACTga
- the LOC135332118 gene encoding uncharacterized protein LOC135332118 produces MATNTSALIKQYRDLVRNIESFTDGQGTVKHDDDSDSLDNVNVTFNIKGGLFRGAVVDFRIYVANGFPNVPPAVTCLTELYHPNLDFCEDYYDDENDGNVCLNLFDECWDGDRTLEDVVQGLLFLIHNPNLSDPLNTLFCGNQLEDDFEKNVRISLRGGTVDGVTFTRALPDGYESDFDNEEDDSNKPLVVPDVAHTEITQEGDPEIIKQDNMEPEISKVDQLKEEIIVPAAESTTNTAATSHRTPLLRNVFSNIGKLFTGYFLTRQNRRTIIESSVDPINYDVHVT; encoded by the coding sequence ATGGCAACCAACACAAGTGCCCTGATAAAGCAATACAGAGATCTGGTTCGAAACATTGAAAGCTTTACCGATGGCCAAGGAACTGTCAAGCATGACGATGATTCTGACAGCCTCGACAATGTTAATGTCACTTTCAACATCAAGGGTGGCCTATTTCGTGGTGCAGTAGTCGACTTTAGGATCTATGTAGCCAATGGATTTCCAAATGTCCCTCCTGCTGTGACGTGTCTAACAGAACTGTACCACCCCAATCTCGATTTCTGCGAGGATTATTATGATGATGAAAATGATGGAAACGTTTGTTTGAATCTGTTTGACGAGTGTTGGGACGGCGATCGCACACTCGAGGATGTTGTACAAGGCCTTCTGTTTCTGATACACAATCCTAACCTTTCTGACCCCCTCAACACGTTGTTTTGTGGCAACCAACTAGAGGACGATTTTGAAAAGAATGTGCGAATCTCACTGAGAGGCGGGACCGTGGATGGTGTGACCTTTACCAGAGCCCTGCCAGATGGTTACGAATCAGACTTTGACAACGAAGAAGACGACAGCAATAAGCCTCTAGTAGTTCCCGATGTTGCCCACACTGAGATTACACAAGAAGGGGATCCTGAGATTATCAAACAAGACAATATGGAGCCTGAAATTAGCAAGGTTGATCAGCTAAAAGAAGAAATTATCGTACCTGCTGCAGAGTCAACAACAAATACGGCTGCCACAAGTCACAGAACGCCCCTTCTGAGAAACGTTTTCAGTAATATCGGGAAATTATTTACCGGCTACTTTTTGACTAGGCAGAACAGAAGAACTATTATTGAAAGTAGTGTAGACCCTATTAATTACGATGtgcatgtcacatga